One Streptosporangium becharense genomic window, CGTGCCCACCAGCACCCCGAGACCGGTGGCGTCGATCATTTCCAGCCCGGAGAGATCCACGATGAGATCGTCACGTCCGGAGTCGACTGCCTCGTGCAGCCGCGGGCGCACTCCGGCCACGGTACCCGCGTCGAGACGGTTCCCGACGTCGACGACCTGAGCCTTGGGGTTACCAGGGACGCG contains:
- a CDS encoding STAS domain-containing protein: MRVPGNPKAQVVDVGNRLDAGTVAGVRPRLHEAVDSGRDDLIVDLSGLEMIDATGLGVLVGTHRRAVGAGRRLILRGVPPRIMRVLAVTRLNRILTVELPMAAVA